The genomic DNA AGGTGCTTGCGCATCATGGCGCGGGCACGGTGCAGGCGAATCTTAACGATGTCCGGTGTGAGGTCGAGCGCGGTCGCGGTGTCTTCCGTGCTGAGTTGTTCAACCATTCGGAGAACGAACACGGTGCGGTAGTGGGCTGGAAGCGCGTCGATGGATTCTTCCAATAGTTTGTGCAGTTCGGCGCTTGACGCTTGTTCTTCAGGGCCGGTTGCGGGATTGGTCGTCATCTGGATGTCGCCTCGGTCTTCGCCGGGGAGGGCAACGGAGCGGTTCTGCTTGTGCAGGCGAGAGAGCGCCTCATGCACGGCGATGCGCGTCAGCCATGTGCTGAACTTGGCGCGTCCTGCAAATTGCGCGAGATGAGTGTAGGCGCGGACGTAGCTGTCCTGCATGACGTCCTCTGCCTCGTGATCGTTGCGCAGGATGCTACGTGCAGTGCGATACAGGCGCTGGTTGTAGCGGCGCATCAGGATTTCGAAAAGTCCCGTTTCGCCTGCGAGAACGCGCACAACCACCTGCTCATCGTTCAGTTCCGTGCTGATGGACGAATTTACCGCCGTTGAGTTCATGGTTACCAATTCCCCTGCATACATAGAGTCGCGAGTTTGCGATCGGTTGCAAACGTGAGAGAAAAACTTTCAGCGATCTGATTGCGGAAGGCGACATGGATATGTCAACGCAAGAAAGTTGTTACCAATCTGTCCCTCCCCGCTCTATTTGACAGGAGGTCATTCATGCAGAGGGATAGCAGATTGAATGTCGTTTGGTGGACGTTGAGAGTGGGGTTGGGCCTGGGGCCATTCCTGGCCGGGGCGGACAAGTTTACGAACCTGCTGGTGAACTGGCCGATGTACCTGAACCCGCTGGCGACAAGGATCGTGCCAGTTTCGCCACAAACCTTTATGCACATGGTTGGTGTAGTGGAGATGGTTGTGGGACTGGCAATCCTTGCGGGATGGACGCGTTGGGGCGGATATATCGCGATGATCTGGCTGCTTGCGATTGCGGGGAACCTCGTAGTGATGGGCAGGTTCTTCGACGTTGCCGTGCGCGATGTGGAGATTGCACTGTCGGCGTTCGCGCTGGCGCGAATCAGCGAAGTGCTCGACGCGGCTGGCGCGAAAGAGCGCCGGGATCGCGCCCCGGTCGTCGCGTCGCCCCGAGTGGCATAGCCGAAAGCTGTCAACGAGAACACCCTCCAAGTGGAGGGTGTTCTCGTTTGCTGACGTGCAATCGTAGCCGAATGTAATATTCGCTTCGCCTACTCGATTTGGACAAGTTCGCCCACGTTGACCTCTTTAGGGTCAGGCTGGCGGGTTTGCGGCGCGCGCCAAAAATCCATGTAGCTAACCTGGTGCACGCAAGAGACGGTGCAATGGGGGGCGCAACCCTTTTCGGTAACGAACTCGCGGCGAATGTCATCGACCGTGTACTCGGCAAGGGGCTTGCCGGGGTATCCGCGCTGCTGTGAGCAGTAGTGAACCAATCCTTCTTCGCAAATGTAGAGATAGCGCGCGCCAGCACGGCATCGCCAGTTGTTGGACTTGCCGTCGGCTATGTTGTCCTGAAAGTAGTTGAGGCGCGAGTAGTTGCGGCGCTCAAGCTTCTTCATCTTCAGGAAGACTTCGCGCTCCTGTGGACGCAAGGGGCGGAGCTGGCCGTCGCCATCATGAATAATTCCGACAGTGGAAGTGAAGCCCAGTGCGCGGGCGCGGCGCCCTACTACGAGAGCGTCGTGCGGATTCTTCAGCCCGGCACCAACCACGCTGTTGATGTTGACGTGAAAGTCCGCATGATCGGCTAAGAGTTGCAGCTTCTTGTCGAGAACCTTCAGGCTCTTCTTGGAGACATCGTCGGGCATCACGTTATCGATGCTGATCTGCATATGGTCGAGGCCGGCGTCGTTGAGGCGCTTGATGCGGTCCGCCGTTAGCAGGTAGCCGTTGGTGATGAGGCCGGTGATGATGCCGCGGCGACGCATGTAACGGATGATGTCGTCGAGTTCGGGGTGCAGCAGAGGTTCGCCGCCACTGATGGTGACGATGGTTGTCCCCAGGCGCGCAAGGTGATCGACGCGTTCGCGCATGACATCCATTGCGACCGGCTTGGATACGTTGTCGTACTCATTACAATATGCGCAAGCGAGATTGCAGCGGCGCATGGGGACGATGTGCGCCATAACGGGGTGATCTGTAGAGAGCACTCCCTTGACGATCATCATCAACTCACGACTGCGCCTGTGGATAGCTCGAACTGTGCGGCGGAACCCTTGCTTCTTCCGTGACATACGAATCGTGTCACTATTACATCACAGATTTTCTCAGATCACAGAAGTGGTTCACTCTTCAGCAAGTTTTCGGGGCCGATTGGGGCATTTTGAGGAGCGGACTGAGTACGGACGAATCTGTCCGCGTGACGAATCCGCGGGGATGATCTTTGATAATCTGTTCTCAGCGGTTCGATCCCTTGTTCTCCTTCGAATAAATAATGCTTAATCAGCGTTCCTCCGGAATCTTATTGCACCCGAGTTCGTTGCCGTCTCATGGTGGCATCGGCGACCTTGGCCCGGCCGCGTACGAATTCATCGACTTCCTGGCGTCGGCGCGCCAGACGCTTTGGCAGGTATTGCCACTGGCGCCGTTGGGTTTGGGGAACTCTCCATATTCCTCTACGTCGGCCTTTGCCGGGAACGTGTTCCTCATCAGCCTGGAAAGGCTAGCGGAGCGTGGATGGATCGACAAAGCCGGTGTTGCGGCCTTGCCCGACTCGAATTCGCCGATCGATTACGAGCGCGTGATGGCGACGAAGCTGCCGCTATTGCACGCGGCGGCGGAGAACTTCTTGCGCAATGCACGGGGCAATGACCGCGTGCGCTTTGAGCAATTCGTTCAAGAAAATTCTTGGTGGCTGGAGGATTTCGTAGTCTTCGATGCACTGCGCCGGCGGTACAAAGGCGAGAGCTGGAACCGGTGGCCGCGCGAGTTTTCGCATCGGCAGCCGGAGGCAATGCAGCAACTTCGCCAGGAATTGAGTGCGGAACTGGACGTTGCGCGCTACCTCCAATTCGCGTTCTTTGAGCAGTGGCGCGCGCTACGGCAGTACTGCGAAATCCGCAACATAAGGATTATCGGAGATGTTGCAATCTTCGTGAGCTACGACTCTGCCGACGTGTGGATGGCTCCCGAGATATTTCGCCTCAACGGGGAATTGGAGCCCGAGGTGGTTGCGGGAGTACCTCCAGATGCTTTCTCCGTTACGGGGCAACGCTGGGGCAATCCGCTTTATAACTGGGATGTGCTGAAGCAGCGCGGATACGACTGGTGGGTGCAGCGCATTAAGTGGGCGCTGGCAACGTGCGACATCATCCGGTTGGATCACTTCCGGGGCTTCGAACAGTACTGGGAAATTCCTGCCAGCGAGCCCACGGCTGTGCACGGCCGGTGGGTAGATGGTCCGAAGGACGACCTGTTCGATGTACTGAGAAAGACCTTGGGCGACCTGCCGTTCATAGCCGAGGACCTGGGCATGATCACGCCCGAGGTACACGCGATGCGCGAGCGACTCGACATTCCCGGTATGCGGGTCATGCAGTTCGGATTCGGCGACCCCGGAGCGCACATCTATCTGCCGCACAAGTTTGAACGCAAAACCGTTGTGTATACGGGTACGCATGACAACGATACGACGGTGGGGTGGTGGGGGTCGCTTGGCGAACATGAACGCCGCCAAGTCACCGCGTACCTCGGGGAAGCCTGCGATGGCATGCAGTGGGCGATGATGCGTGCTGCCCAGGGCTCGATTGCGAATTTGTGCGTGACCCCCCTGCAGGATGTATTGGGTCTCGACAGCAGCGCACGCATGAATACTCCAAGCCGCAGCGATGGGAACTGGGGTTGGCGTTATGAGTGTGGAGCGATTACGCAAGAACTGGCGCAGAAGCTTGCGACCATGGCAGAGGTAAGCGATCGATTGCCGAGCGGCAGAGGCACAATCGTCGAGCAACACGACTTTGCGGCGTAGATGTCAACGTCGAATAAAGCAACGATACAGTCTTCGGTTGTTTGGGTCAGTTGCAGTGTGTTCACCTTCGTTGCGCTATTCGGAATCGCGCAGTGCAGGGCGCAACGATGGGAAGACTTCACGGCTCCGATACCGATACCACGCAACGACACACTCGTACTCGGCTTCCACGGCGGACGTGACCGTTGGGACGACGAACGCGTAGGCGTGGGCCGCATGGCTGCCCGCTTGCGCTCGCTTCATCTTCCAGGTGTGCACGTCCAGACTGTCGAGAACACGAAGCGGCACTGGGCCTTACGGTTCGTGCGAGCAGCTTTCGACCGAAACAGGAATGGCGTACTCGACCCGGATGAACGCGCTTCCGCTCGCATCATCCTCTACGGCCAGAGCTTTGGCGGAGCCGCAATCGTCAAGTTTGCACGACAACTCGAGCGCATTGGTCTACCAGTGTTGCTGACCGTGCAGGTCGATAGCATCGGCCTGAACGATGAGATGATCCCGTCCAACGTCCATTCGGCCGCAAACCTGTACCAGCGTAATGGCCGGTTCATTCGAGGTCCGCAGCGAATTCGTGCCGCCGACGCATCCCGCACAGAAATCCTCGGCAATTGGCGCTTCGACTACCGCGACTCACGGATCGATATCCGCGATCTTCCCTGGCACAAAACGATCCTTCGACGAGATCACGCGAAGATGGACCGCGATCCCCGTGTCTGGCAGAAGGTGGAAGAGTTGATCCTCAGGCAATTACACGCGTGACGAGTGCCCAATGCACGGGATCATTTTCCATTGCTAATCAATAGCGCGACAGGGAAGTGCCGGAAGATGTCTCGGCATAGCAGAGTGTGCTCGCGACTGGCGCGCAGGAGTTCGCCGGTGAAGAGGTTTGTGAATTGCGCGTTGTTTGCGTTGGGCGGCAGTTCGAGTTCGGCATCGCCCCACACATCTCCGAGCGGTACGCGCTGCTCCCCATGCAGGAGCGTATAGGCGAAGCGTGGAGTTGCCGCGATAACCATATCGCGCTCATGCACACGTGCGAAGGAGACGACATGGTTGCGGTTCTGCACCGCGCCGTGTAGCGGGACGTAATCGCCCTGCTGGAAAAGTTGGCCATGTTCGCGACGGAACTGCAATGTGCGATTCGTCACCCATAGCTTGATACGTCCATCCTGCCAGCTACGAATGAGTTCATCACAGATCGCGATCAGGTCGCCGCTCGCGGCACGTTGGGAGAGTTCGTCAAGATATTGGCGCCTCAGGTCGAAGTCTACGGGGCGGCGATTATCGGGATCGACGAGGCTGAAATCCCAGAGTTCCTGGCCCTGGTAAATGTCCGGCACGCCGGGCGCGGTGAGCTTGATGAGCACCTGGGAAAGCGAGTTGATAGCGCCAAACAGGGCGACGCGGGGAACAAAGTGTTCGATCTGTTCGAGGAACGTGTTGGGCTTCGCTTCGGTTCCAGTTCTGAGAATGCGCGCGATAAATTTCTGGAGGAGCTCGACGTACTCGGGGTTCTGATTCACCCAGCTCAAGTTGACCTTGGCTTCATGCACGGCCTTGGTCATGTAGCCCTGAATGCGTTTGACGAACTGCTCGCGTTGTTCCGGGCTGAGCGGCAACGACTCTGGTGCGGTGGAACTCTCGCCGGAAGCGCGCAAATCCCGGACTTCAACCGATTCACTCTGAAGCGAGTCACCCTGACCCGATTCACTTGAAGCCGCCTGAGATCTCAGCGGCCAAGCGCCGATGAGCGTTTGATAGAGCAGGTACTCTTCGTTGGCGTCGGGGACGATGCGCCCGTCGGAGAGAGCACGCTTCCGGCTGCGATTGCTGCGCCGCCATCGCAAGACTTGTGCCGACCAGAGGCGCGGCATCTCCGAGAGTACGTCAAGACGCATTCGCACATCTTCGCTGCGCTTCATGTCGTGCGTCGAAGTCGTCAGCATGGAATGGGGCCAGTTTTCGGCGCGAAGCTGGTTGCGCCTGTGAAAGTGATCCAGTTCGACTCCGAACTGTTTGGGCGAACCGCCGACCTCATTCACCGATACAAAGCGGTTGTAAACGTAGCAGGCAGTGTCTTCCAATCCCTTCGCCATGACCGGGCCAGTGAGTTGTTGGAATTTGAGCGAAAAGTAGAGTTGCTTGCGGTAGCCGTAAATAGGTGCGCCTGAGTCGCCGCCACGCAACAGTAGTATGTCGCGAAGGAAGTCAAAGACCTGGAAGGCCATCGTGCCGTTGCGCCGCTTGGCTCGCGCGATGGCTTCGTCGATATAGCCGCGATCTCGATCGGTAATGTTTCCGCGCTCGTCGATGTACGTGCGGTACACGGGGAAGCACGCGATGGTTTCGCTGATTGCATCGCGCAGCGTCTTACGGGTGAAGTCACGCGCTCGGCGATCGAGACTGGATATCTCGTCGAGCATGTGGCCGAGCACGTTCACTTCGCTGGACAGAGCGGAGTTCATGATGAGTTTCTTGCTTTCATAGATCAGCGTATCGACATCAACGGTATCGCCAACGAAGCGTTGGTAGAGATTGCTGAAAGCACGGCGATTTTGGGTGTCGATGAAGATGCCGTTGACGAGGTTGGCGAAGTCATAACCAACGGTACCGTCGACTGACCACTCGGGCGGCAGCTCCTCACCGGGTTCAAGAATTTTCTCAACGATGACGTAGAGCGGCGGCTGATTCTGCGCCCAGTTGTGTTTACCGAAAACGGTTTGAACATCAACCTCGATCCCATTTTCGGCGAGCGGAGGCTTGGGAATCGGCCCGCAACACTGGCTTGCGGCGTAGAGCATCTGCATGCGCGTGAAGTACTGCGGCGGATTGAACAAGCCATCAGGGTGATCGATGCGCAGGCCCATAACGCTTCCGTCGGCAAGCAGGCGACGTATGAGTTCCTGTGTGGCAGCGAACACCTGCGGGTCTTCCATGCGCAGGCCCACAAGATCATTAACGTCGAAAAAGCGTCGATAATTGATTTCTTCCGCGGATACGCGCCAGTGTGCCAGCCGATATGCTTGCTCCTCGAGTAGTCTGTGGAGTGCGTCAAAGCTGCGAGGATCACCCGGCGTTCCGTTGAGGCGCTGTAGCGCGCGATCGACGATGGCGCGTATCTCCGGTGAACGCTCTGCAAGCTCGCGAAGGCGTTGCAGCAAGTACGGCATTTCGCGCTGCCGCATGGCGCGATCGACCTCGCCTGTGCTGTGTGGCGGTAACTCGCTGAAAGCGACGAGCAGAGTTCGAAGCTCGTTAACCACTCCTTCGAACCCGGCATAGTCGCGTGGGTTGATGTCACCCATCGGAGCGAAGATAAGCGGAATGGTGCGCGGATCAATGGGGAGCGGCTTGTCATAATACTGCACGACGAAGCGGCCCTCGTCGAACGTGACCGGGAGACGTCCGGACTCCAGTTCTTCTCCGTACTGGTTTCCGAGGATGGGCAGGAGGATCTTATCTCGCAGCTCGGGTTTGAGCGGCGTCCAGTCGATGTCGAAGAAGTGGGCGAACTTGGAGGAGCGGCCATTTTGCAAAACATCCAGCCACCAGGGATTACTGTCGTACCCAACACCCATGTGATTGGGAACGACATCGAGCAGCAGATCGAGGCCATGCGCTTTCAGCGCGGAGACCAGGTCGCGGAACTCTTCTTCACTTCCGATCTCGGAATTGAGCTTATTGTGGTTCGTGATGTCGTAACCGTGCATGCTGCCGGAACGCGCCTCCAGCAGCGGCGACGAGTAGCAGGTGCTGACGCCAAGCTTGGCGAGGTACGGCACGAGAGCGCGGGCATCTTCAAATCGGAAGTTCCGGTTGAACTGAAGGCGATAGGTAGACAGCGGGCGGGTATCGTCCTTGCGAGAGGCAAGACGGTCGAGACACTCCGAGATGCCGCTGCTTTCGTCCAGGAGCGGTGCAGACTGATTACGCATTCGGTTCGCTTACTTCGCGTTCGGCAAAGGTGTTTTCTTCATGAACCTGTCCGTGAGCAACAGATGGGCTGCTCCCGAGGCTTAGATGCGCGGCGGTTGCATGCTGTCGGCCTGCGAGAAACGAGAGCGCTGACGTGCGTCATAGGAGCTGGCCTTTACTATTTTCGCGTCAACGCTGAAAATAGCTCATCGCCCGTACACGCGGGGCGCATCCGTGCGGATTGCGATTTGCACCCGAAACGCGGGATCCCGAGGGTGGCATCTGAGTCCGCGACTCTGTTCCAGTCCGCGTAGAAAAACTTTTGTGCCGCATAGGCATAAGGCATAGACCGTTACCGATTCAGACTTGGAGGCTTTCATGGCATCGAGTGGTGAACTCATTCGCATGATGAACTACGTTGACGACATTTCTGCAACGCTGCGACGAATCGTTGCGAGCTCTCCGTTTATTGTGCCGGAAGAGAAGAAGCGCCTCGCCGAATACATGCGCCAAGCAAATCCAAACTTCATCAAGATCCTGGAAGAACTGGAGCGCGGCTAATGGCAGAGATTTCTACGATTGCTGTGATCGGCGCCGGGATTATGGGACGCGGCATTGCGCATGTCGCGGCACTGGGCGGCTATCGCACGATCCTGGAAGACATCTTGCCAACATCGCTGCGCCGGGCGGAGAGCGAGATTCGAAGCAACCTCGATCGCGCGGTGGAGCTTGGCAAGGTTTCGAAAGAGGTTGCGGAGGGTGCGCTGTCGCGGCTGGAGTACGCGACGTCGCTGGACGAGGCTGCGCGGCAAGCCGATATGGTCATTGAGGCGGTTCCGGAGGAGTTCGACTCGAAAGAGGAGATATTCCGGCTTCTCGATCGCATCTGCCGTCCGAACACCATCCTGGCTTCGAACACTTCGTCGTTGTCCATCACCGACATTGCAGCAGTAACGGAGCGTCCGGAAAAGGTTGTTGGTATGCACTTCTTCAATCCCGTGCACAAGATGAAGCTCATCGAGATCATCCGGGCAGAGAAGACGGACGATGTGGCCGTAGCCGCCGCTGTCGAAGTCGGCAATCGGATGTGCAAGGAAACCGTTGTCATCAACGAAGCGCCTGGTTTCATCACCAGCCGCATCAATGCAATGATCGGGAACGAAGCGTTCTACATGCTGGAAGCGGGCATCGCGTCCGCCGAAGATATCGACCGAGCGCTCAAACTAGGGCTCAACCATCCGATGGGTCCCTTCGAAATGGTGGACCTGGTCGGGCTCGACACGCGTCTCAACATCCTTCGCTATCTACACCAAACGCTGGGCGAAAAGTTTCGACCGGCACCGCTGCTCGAGAAATATGTCGCGGAGGGCCGCCTGGGCCGCAAAACCGGCCGCGGTGTGTTTGAGTACCCCGACAAGAAAGCAGTCGCTAAGACCAAGGCGGGCGGCGAGTCGAAGTAGAGATTTTGTCGTGTACCCGAGAGGCATGGCAGCAGCCATGCCTCAAACTGTTTCAAAGCCATCATCAAAGACAGTGTGTCATCCTGACGCCGCCCGCTGCTGGCACTGTCGAAGATCTGCTCTGTTCTAAGCAGCGGCGAAAAGCAGATCCTTCGCTTCGCTCAAGATGACTCATCTCTCTTTGCCGCATCTTTAAAGTTTGACGGGCGACGACGACCAGCGACTCACTCGGCGACTCTCGACTGACGACTCGCGACCCTCGTCCCGCGACCCCGCGCCAACGCGCGAGATACAATCGAAGTCATGGTTGAAAACGGCGACTCCCGCCTGGCGCGCGTGCTGGAGCAATTGAGCCAGTATGAGCATCCATTGCTGACGTTCGACGCGAGAGCTAAGGCGGATACCGTCGAGGTAGTCATCAACTTCAAGGTTCCGCCCGTGCCGGTGCACACTTACGTTTTCGAACTGCATCCGCGTGACTTGGATAATCCTCAATTCACGTGGGCTTTCCAGCGACAGCTCTACGACTGCCTGCACGACTACTTCATCGAGATGTTCACCCGCACGCCGCAATCACGAGAATCCGAAGATCAGAAGCTCGGGGATGATAAAAGGGAAGTTCCGAATGGCTGCTGATAACGATTCCTTGCGAAGCAAGATTGCGGAGACGATCCGGCGCGAAGGGCCTATTCCGTTTTCACGCTACATGGCGATGTGTTTGTACGAGCCTGAGATCGGCTACTACACTCGGCCCCGCGAACAGTTTGGGAAGGCTGGGGATTTCTATACATCGTCTGACGTTCATGCAGTTTACGGTCGCCTGATGTGCCGGCAGTTCGAACAGATGTGGCGCGTGCTGGGATCGCCGCCGCGAGTGGACATCCTTGAACTAGGCCCGGGACGCGGCTTTTTCGCGGCAGATGTCCTGGACTGGGCCCAGAAGAAGTTTCCCGGGTTCGCTACGTCGCTGCGCTATCGGTTGGTGGAAACGTCGGAGTATCTGCGTAAGCGCCAGAAGGAGAGACTGGCGTCGCAGGTAGAGCGAAAAATTGTCGGGGTCTTCGCTACCATCGAAGAAGCAGCGAAGAAATTAGGCGACAACGTGATCGTTTTCGGCAACGAGTTCTTCGATGCCTTGCCGGTCGAGGTCGTGACGTCCGAGGGCCAGATTTATATCGACGTGAACCAGCGCGGGCAGTTCGTGGAAACGACAAGGCCGGTGGCGAATCATCTGCTGGAGTTCATCGACCGCTACAGTGTCCAACCAGAGGACGGTGCGCGTGTGGAAGCTGCGCCGGGCGTTGTGGAATGGATGAAGCGAATCAGCGGAGTGCTGGCGCAACGGCGCGGATTTTCCGTCTTCGTTGATTACGGGTACACGCGCGAGGAGCAGGTAGCCGGGCGGCATCTCGACACGATCATGACATACCGTCAGCACACGGCCAGTCCGAATGTTTTCGCTGCGCCTGGCGAGCAGGACATAACGGCGCACGTAAACTTCACGGCGCTTCGCGCGGTCGCCAGGAACTCTGGGCTGGAGGAGTTGGGGCTGCTGACGCAATCCTCATTCCTGATCGGAGTAGGCGAGGCGAACGAGTTCGCCGACGCCTTCGAAGATGCCCGTTTGCCCCAGGAGCGCGCGAAAGTGGCGTTGCAGCTGAAGCATCTGGTCACGCCCGACGGCATAGGGGAGACCTTCCAGGTGCTGGTGTTGGGGAAGGGCGTCGGGCGGAACGAAGCGAAAAAGTTGAGCGGCCTGAAGTTCGCGCACTAGTTCAGAACACGCGTCATGGTGAGCGCAGCGCAGTCTTTGGCGCGTAGTCGAACCACCTTGCGTTTGCGCCATGAAGCAAGTCTCCACTTCGCGCTAGTGTCATCCCGAGCGAAGTGAGGGATCTGCTTGTGGCGCTGCGGATCGCAAAGCAGATCCTTCGGCCGCGCCAACAG from Clostridia bacterium includes the following:
- a CDS encoding RNA polymerase sigma factor, coding for MNSTAVNSSISTELNDEQVVVRVLAGETGLFEILMRRYNQRLYRTARSILRNDHEAEDVMQDSYVRAYTHLAQFAGRAKFSTWLTRIAVHEALSRLHKQNRSVALPGEDRGDIQMTTNPATGPEEQASSAELHKLLEESIDALPAHYRTVFVLRMVEQLSTEDTATALDLTPDIVKIRLHRARAMMRKHL
- a CDS encoding radical SAM protein produces the protein MMIVKGVLSTDHPVMAHIVPMRRCNLACAYCNEYDNVSKPVAMDVMRERVDHLARLGTTIVTISGGEPLLHPELDDIIRYMRRRGIITGLITNGYLLTADRIKRLNDAGLDHMQISIDNVMPDDVSKKSLKVLDKKLQLLADHADFHVNINSVVGAGLKNPHDALVVGRRARALGFTSTVGIIHDGDGQLRPLRPQEREVFLKMKKLERRNYSRLNYFQDNIADGKSNNWRCRAGARYLYICEEGLVHYCSQQRGYPGKPLAEYTVDDIRREFVTEKGCAPHCTVSCVHQVSYMDFWRAPQTRQPDPKEVNVGELVQIE
- the malQ gene encoding 4-alpha-glucanotransferase → MLNQRSSGILLHPSSLPSHGGIGDLGPAAYEFIDFLASARQTLWQVLPLAPLGLGNSPYSSTSAFAGNVFLISLERLAERGWIDKAGVAALPDSNSPIDYERVMATKLPLLHAAAENFLRNARGNDRVRFEQFVQENSWWLEDFVVFDALRRRYKGESWNRWPREFSHRQPEAMQQLRQELSAELDVARYLQFAFFEQWRALRQYCEIRNIRIIGDVAIFVSYDSADVWMAPEIFRLNGELEPEVVAGVPPDAFSVTGQRWGNPLYNWDVLKQRGYDWWVQRIKWALATCDIIRLDHFRGFEQYWEIPASEPTAVHGRWVDGPKDDLFDVLRKTLGDLPFIAEDLGMITPEVHAMRERLDIPGMRVMQFGFGDPGAHIYLPHKFERKTVVYTGTHDNDTTVGWWGSLGEHERRQVTAYLGEACDGMQWAMMRAAQGSIANLCVTPLQDVLGLDSSARMNTPSRSDGNWGWRYECGAITQELAQKLATMAEVSDRLPSGRGTIVEQHDFAA
- the treY gene encoding malto-oligosyltrehalose synthase, which translates into the protein MRNQSAPLLDESSGISECLDRLASRKDDTRPLSTYRLQFNRNFRFEDARALVPYLAKLGVSTCYSSPLLEARSGSMHGYDITNHNKLNSEIGSEEEFRDLVSALKAHGLDLLLDVVPNHMGVGYDSNPWWLDVLQNGRSSKFAHFFDIDWTPLKPELRDKILLPILGNQYGEELESGRLPVTFDEGRFVVQYYDKPLPIDPRTIPLIFAPMGDINPRDYAGFEGVVNELRTLLVAFSELPPHSTGEVDRAMRQREMPYLLQRLRELAERSPEIRAIVDRALQRLNGTPGDPRSFDALHRLLEEQAYRLAHWRVSAEEINYRRFFDVNDLVGLRMEDPQVFAATQELIRRLLADGSVMGLRIDHPDGLFNPPQYFTRMQMLYAASQCCGPIPKPPLAENGIEVDVQTVFGKHNWAQNQPPLYVIVEKILEPGEELPPEWSVDGTVGYDFANLVNGIFIDTQNRRAFSNLYQRFVGDTVDVDTLIYESKKLIMNSALSSEVNVLGHMLDEISSLDRRARDFTRKTLRDAISETIACFPVYRTYIDERGNITDRDRGYIDEAIARAKRRNGTMAFQVFDFLRDILLLRGGDSGAPIYGYRKQLYFSLKFQQLTGPVMAKGLEDTACYVYNRFVSVNEVGGSPKQFGVELDHFHRRNQLRAENWPHSMLTTSTHDMKRSEDVRMRLDVLSEMPRLWSAQVLRWRRSNRSRKRALSDGRIVPDANEEYLLYQTLIGAWPLRSQAASSESGQGDSLQSESVEVRDLRASGESSTAPESLPLSPEQREQFVKRIQGYMTKAVHEAKVNLSWVNQNPEYVELLQKFIARILRTGTEAKPNTFLEQIEHFVPRVALFGAINSLSQVLIKLTAPGVPDIYQGQELWDFSLVDPDNRRPVDFDLRRQYLDELSQRAASGDLIAICDELIRSWQDGRIKLWVTNRTLQFRREHGQLFQQGDYVPLHGAVQNRNHVVSFARVHERDMVIAATPRFAYTLLHGEQRVPLGDVWGDAELELPPNANNAQFTNLFTGELLRASREHTLLCRDIFRHFPVALLISNGK
- a CDS encoding 3-hydroxyacyl-CoA dehydrogenase NAD-binding domain-containing protein, which codes for MAEISTIAVIGAGIMGRGIAHVAALGGYRTILEDILPTSLRRAESEIRSNLDRAVELGKVSKEVAEGALSRLEYATSLDEAARQADMVIEAVPEEFDSKEEIFRLLDRICRPNTILASNTSSLSITDIAAVTERPEKVVGMHFFNPVHKMKLIEIIRAEKTDDVAVAAAVEVGNRMCKETVVINEAPGFITSRINAMIGNEAFYMLEAGIASAEDIDRALKLGLNHPMGPFEMVDLVGLDTRLNILRYLHQTLGEKFRPAPLLEKYVAEGRLGRKTGRGVFEYPDKKAVAKTKAGGESK
- a CDS encoding SAM-dependent methyltransferase; this encodes MAADNDSLRSKIAETIRREGPIPFSRYMAMCLYEPEIGYYTRPREQFGKAGDFYTSSDVHAVYGRLMCRQFEQMWRVLGSPPRVDILELGPGRGFFAADVLDWAQKKFPGFATSLRYRLVETSEYLRKRQKERLASQVERKIVGVFATIEEAAKKLGDNVIVFGNEFFDALPVEVVTSEGQIYIDVNQRGQFVETTRPVANHLLEFIDRYSVQPEDGARVEAAPGVVEWMKRISGVLAQRRGFSVFVDYGYTREEQVAGRHLDTIMTYRQHTASPNVFAAPGEQDITAHVNFTALRAVARNSGLEELGLLTQSSFLIGVGEANEFADAFEDARLPQERAKVALQLKHLVTPDGIGETFQVLVLGKGVGRNEAKKLSGLKFAH